From Desulfovibrio sp., a single genomic window includes:
- the panB gene encoding 3-methyl-2-oxobutanoate hydroxymethyltransferase: MREKRITAPDITAAKGERKLTVITAYDAGQAGLAEAAGADILLVGDSLGMVVLGQPDTLGVTMSQMLHHVSAVSTGATKALVLADMPFMSYQADIAQAVRNAGRLVKLGRAQAVKLEGGGEILPQVRAIVGAGIPVMGHLGLTPQHVAALGGYRVQAKTAREARLLLDDALALAEAGCFALVLECVPSQVAEIVTQTIPIPTIGIGAGPACDGQVLVFHDLLGLYEGVKPRFVKCYAELGALAREALGRFTQEVRSGRFPAQEHGFAMDPEEYSQLRLSLKKN, encoded by the coding sequence ATGCGGGAAAAACGAATCACTGCGCCAGACATCACTGCCGCAAAGGGTGAACGGAAACTCACCGTCATAACGGCCTACGATGCGGGACAAGCCGGACTGGCCGAAGCAGCGGGAGCTGACATCCTGCTCGTGGGCGACTCGCTGGGGATGGTGGTTCTGGGTCAGCCGGACACGCTTGGCGTCACCATGTCCCAAATGCTCCACCACGTATCCGCGGTATCAACCGGAGCAACCAAAGCGCTGGTGCTGGCGGACATGCCGTTCATGTCCTACCAGGCGGACATTGCGCAGGCGGTCCGAAACGCAGGGCGGCTTGTAAAACTTGGACGAGCCCAAGCCGTCAAGCTTGAGGGGGGGGGAGAGATACTGCCTCAGGTTCGAGCCATCGTCGGGGCGGGCATCCCGGTGATGGGACACCTGGGACTCACCCCGCAACATGTCGCCGCACTTGGCGGCTACCGGGTCCAGGCCAAAACCGCCCGTGAGGCCCGGCTTCTTTTAGACGACGCCCTGGCCCTGGCCGAGGCCGGGTGTTTTGCCCTGGTCCTGGAATGCGTTCCGTCCCAGGTGGCCGAGATAGTAACCCAGACCATCCCCATCCCTACCATCGGAATCGGCGCAGGGCCGGCCTGCGACGGACAAGTTCTGGTGTTCCACGACCTGCTGGGGCTCTACGAGGGGGTCAAGCCTCGTTTCGTCAAATGCTACGCTGAACTCGGCGCCTTGGCCCGGGAAGCCCTCGGCCGCTTCACCCAGGAGGTCCGTTCCGGGCGGTTCCCGGCTCAGGAGCACGGCTTCGCCATGGATCCCGAGGAGTACAGCCAGCTCCGCCTAAGCCTGAAAAAAAACTGA
- a CDS encoding TraR/DksA C4-type zinc finger protein, translating into MTNQMLQTFCATLNEMLERTTGKMRATVEELAGFETLPPDIADRASMESDRNFALLMRERDRQTLARIREALSRIESGEYGECEECGDEIAIARLKAQPMAALCVHCQSRREDVERLRAVDASVFFQA; encoded by the coding sequence ATGACCAATCAGATGCTTCAGACGTTTTGTGCGACCCTCAATGAAATGTTGGAACGGACCACCGGCAAAATGCGAGCCACAGTGGAGGAGCTTGCCGGTTTTGAAACCCTGCCCCCGGACATCGCGGACCGTGCGTCCATGGAGTCGGACCGCAACTTCGCCCTTCTTATGAGAGAGCGGGACCGGCAAACCCTTGCGCGCATCCGGGAAGCCCTGAGCCGCATCGAGTCCGGCGAATATGGTGAATGTGAAGAGTGCGGAGACGAGATAGCCATAGCCAGGCTTAAGGCACAGCCCATGGCCGCCCTGTGCGTTCACTGTCAGTCGCGGCGTGAGGATGTGGAGCGCTTAAGAGCGGTCGACGCGTCAGTTTTTTTTCAGGCTTAG
- a CDS encoding tetratricopeptide repeat protein has translation MKVKVYDEDVREFVLQHNGVFLVLSQDPLFDRNLRGTLLRHLHIKDDCIVNVTTPDQLQKQIRIVLGKGHRIVFFVEREINGKYTHDLVQFLKNQHPDVLIIILTNEVAREVLIYLHELGANNVITKPISPDTLIEKIAFTVKPRGQIGELIDTGKQLNDTERYEEAADIAKKILEIKPGSPAALLVLGDSLKGQGKLEEALEAYMEASRNGKLYLEPIKRTAELLKETGNISEETKYLERLDRISPLNVDRKISIGDNYLNMGERDKAVEIFDGAIKLAHKEAMALVSRVTRTIAELCISSAPEISEKYLRQALDIKKGMLDKTDIETFNRLGISLRKQGRWDQAIEEYRKGLKISPNDANLYYNMAMACGEGRQFQDAYNYIDKALRLNPELWSINETVCFNIAAVYMSASKKDLAAEYLQKTLEINPHFEKAKSMLRDL, from the coding sequence ATGAAAGTGAAGGTTTACGATGAGGACGTTCGGGAGTTTGTCCTCCAACACAACGGCGTTTTCCTCGTTCTCAGCCAGGACCCCCTTTTCGACAGGAATCTGCGCGGCACTCTGCTGCGCCACCTGCACATCAAGGACGATTGCATCGTCAACGTAACGACCCCCGACCAGCTTCAAAAACAAATCCGCATCGTATTGGGGAAAGGCCACCGCATCGTTTTTTTTGTGGAGCGGGAAATAAACGGGAAATATACCCACGATCTTGTCCAATTCCTGAAAAACCAACATCCGGACGTACTGATCATCATCCTGACCAATGAAGTCGCCAGGGAGGTGCTCATCTACCTGCACGAGCTCGGGGCGAACAACGTCATCACCAAACCGATTTCCCCGGACACGCTCATCGAGAAAATCGCTTTCACTGTTAAGCCCCGCGGGCAGATTGGTGAACTCATTGATACCGGGAAACAGCTGAACGATACCGAGAGGTACGAAGAGGCTGCGGACATTGCCAAAAAGATACTCGAGATAAAACCTGGCAGCCCTGCGGCCTTGCTCGTTTTGGGGGACAGCCTCAAAGGTCAGGGCAAGTTAGAAGAGGCTCTGGAAGCCTACATGGAGGCCTCCCGCAATGGGAAGCTCTACCTGGAGCCCATCAAGAGAACGGCCGAGCTTCTCAAGGAAACGGGCAATATCAGTGAAGAGACAAAGTACCTGGAAAGATTGGACAGAATAAGCCCCCTCAATGTGGACCGAAAGATAAGCATCGGAGACAACTATCTGAACATGGGGGAGCGCGACAAGGCCGTCGAGATTTTCGACGGGGCCATCAAATTGGCGCACAAAGAAGCCATGGCGCTGGTCAGCCGGGTAACACGCACCATCGCTGAACTGTGCATATCCAGCGCGCCCGAGATATCGGAAAAGTACCTCAGGCAAGCCCTGGATATAAAGAAAGGAATGCTCGACAAAACCGACATCGAGACCTTCAATCGTCTGGGCATCAGTCTGCGCAAACAGGGCCGGTGGGACCAGGCCATCGAGGAATACCGCAAGGGCCTCAAAATCTCCCCGAACGATGCGAATCTTTACTACAACATGGCCATGGCCTGCGGAGAGGGCCGCCAGTTCCAGGACGCTTACAACTACATCGACAAGGCCCTGCGGCTAAACCCTGAACTCTGGTCCATCAATGAGACCGTGTGTTTCAATATCGCCGCAGTGTATATGAGCGCTTCGAAAAAGGATCTCGCTGCCGAATACCTTCAAAAGACTCTCGAGATCAATCCGCATTTCGAAAAGGCCAAATCCATGTTGCGCGATTTATAG
- a CDS encoding prolipoprotein diacylglyceryl transferase — translation MIIHPDFDPVALNLGPLQVRWYGLMYLLGFAVGWTLARSRASRPGSGWTPAMVDDFITWCVLGLVLGARLGYVLFYDLSAYIREPLSILQVWHGGMSFHGGLIGLCVVVWFFARKHKKSFLDIGDFLSPLAPPGLFFGRLGNFINGELWGGPTNQPWGVVFPDPRAGAIARHPSQLYEAGLEGLVLFCVLWLYSSKKRPPGAVMGLFLTLYGFFRFLVELIREPDAQLGYLAFGWVTMGQLLSLPMVFVGLWLMLRAYAKAGKKA, via the coding sequence ATGATCATCCACCCCGACTTCGACCCCGTTGCCTTGAACCTGGGCCCTCTCCAGGTCCGCTGGTACGGCCTCATGTACTTGCTGGGTTTTGCCGTCGGCTGGACGCTCGCCCGTTCCCGGGCGTCGCGGCCCGGTTCAGGATGGACCCCGGCCATGGTTGACGACTTCATCACCTGGTGCGTGCTCGGCCTGGTGCTTGGAGCGCGTCTTGGCTACGTGCTTTTTTACGATCTTTCGGCCTACATACGTGAGCCCTTGTCCATACTGCAGGTGTGGCACGGGGGCATGAGCTTCCACGGCGGGCTCATCGGCCTGTGCGTGGTGGTCTGGTTCTTCGCTCGCAAGCACAAAAAGTCCTTCCTGGATATCGGGGACTTTTTATCCCCGCTGGCCCCTCCCGGCCTCTTTTTCGGACGGCTCGGCAACTTCATAAACGGGGAGCTGTGGGGCGGGCCCACGAACCAGCCCTGGGGCGTGGTGTTCCCGGACCCCAGAGCCGGAGCCATAGCGCGCCACCCGTCCCAGCTCTATGAAGCCGGACTCGAGGGTCTGGTTCTTTTTTGCGTGTTGTGGTTGTACTCGTCCAAGAAGAGGCCGCCCGGTGCGGTGATGGGGCTGTTTCTTACACTCTACGGTTTTTTCCGGTTTCTGGTGGAACTCATCCGCGAGCCGGATGCGCAACTCGGATACCTGGCGTTCGGCTGGGTGACCATGGGACAGCTTTTGTCGTTGCCCATGGTGTTCGTTGGGTTGTGGCTGATGCTCCGCGCTTATGCAAAGGCCGGGAAAAAAGCCTGA
- a CDS encoding glutaminyl-peptide cyclotransferase yields MAVAACLAIFFATQAWARSVGYTVTRVLPHDPNAFSQGLILADGYFYESTGLNGHSSLRKVEPSTGRILARVDLDRADFGEGLALWNGTLFQLTWLSKKVFLYDAGTLTLKGTLPLETEGWGIASTPWGLVTSNGSNTLVWRDPLSFRPTRTLHVSDGSRPVDRLNELEWVEGFILANVWHEDRIAVISPASGKVAAWIDCSALRARLGPLPPDSDLNGIAWDAAAKKLYVTGKHWPALFELALEGLPKP; encoded by the coding sequence GTGGCCGTCGCGGCATGCCTGGCGATTTTTTTCGCCACGCAGGCCTGGGCGCGGAGCGTGGGGTATACGGTCACACGCGTCCTGCCCCATGACCCAAATGCCTTCTCCCAAGGGTTGATACTTGCGGACGGATACTTTTACGAGAGCACTGGCTTGAATGGACATTCGAGCCTGCGCAAGGTCGAACCGTCCACCGGCAGGATACTGGCCCGCGTCGACCTCGACCGGGCCGATTTTGGCGAGGGGTTGGCCTTATGGAACGGCACCCTTTTTCAGCTTACCTGGTTGTCAAAAAAGGTGTTTCTCTACGACGCCGGAACATTGACACTCAAGGGCACCCTGCCTCTTGAAACAGAGGGCTGGGGAATCGCATCCACCCCTTGGGGGCTTGTGACCAGCAATGGAAGCAACACTCTTGTCTGGCGCGATCCCTTAAGCTTCCGGCCCACGCGGACGCTTCATGTGAGCGACGGATCCCGGCCAGTGGACAGGCTAAACGAGCTGGAGTGGGTGGAAGGGTTCATTCTGGCCAACGTCTGGCATGAGGATCGCATAGCAGTCATTTCGCCAGCCTCGGGAAAGGTGGCCGCCTGGATCGACTGCTCCGCGCTTCGAGCCAGGCTCGGTCCCCTGCCGCCGGATTCAGACCTGAACGGCATTGCCTGGGATGCTGCGGCCAAGAAGCTATACGTTACAGGGAAACACTGGCCCGCACTGTTCGAACTCGCCCTGGAGGGGCTTCCCAAACCATGA
- a CDS encoding outer membrane beta-barrel protein — translation MNTFFKRTLILGLLVAFGLSAGLAQAKTLDAGTVYVEPKVGMYANSNDRISSMFSYGVEGGYFVADGFSLSVEALGYVITQKRNPWWSGNANYETVNAFSPIALARYHFINQEKFSVFGGIGLGGFFSGVKVPRNGYSSNLTEVGEVGMNVFLSQAISLQLAGRWQHIGEFSNKGSDNWGGNLAVKYAF, via the coding sequence ATGAACACATTTTTTAAGAGAACTCTCATCCTGGGTCTGCTCGTGGCATTCGGTCTGAGCGCCGGCCTGGCCCAAGCCAAAACCCTGGACGCCGGCACAGTTTACGTCGAGCCCAAGGTGGGCATGTACGCCAACTCCAACGACCGCATCAGCTCCATGTTCTCCTACGGAGTCGAAGGCGGCTACTTCGTGGCCGATGGTTTTTCCCTGAGTGTGGAGGCGCTGGGGTATGTGATCACCCAAAAGCGCAACCCCTGGTGGTCCGGCAACGCCAACTACGAAACCGTGAACGCGTTCAGCCCCATTGCCTTGGCGCGCTACCACTTCATCAACCAGGAGAAGTTCTCCGTGTTCGGCGGCATCGGCCTGGGCGGGTTCTTCTCGGGAGTGAAGGTGCCCCGCAACGGCTACTCCTCCAACCTGACCGAGGTGGGTGAAGTCGGCATGAACGTGTTCCTGAGCCAGGCCATCAGCCTGCAGCTTGCCGGACGCTGGCAGCACATCGGCGAGTTCAGCAACAAGGGTTCGGACAACTGGGGCGGCAACCTGGCCGTGAAGTACGCCTTCTAG
- a CDS encoding L,D-transpeptidase family protein: MTAWSTRFVFVLATLLAFACDTACAQTNPASQSNQVLLVLTDGWETRNAQMRLFERTPGKTWKAVGPPIPVMLGKNGMGWGAGLHSDTGPGPVKREGDGKAPAGIFLLGPAFGTAPASKRALKIPYTQMTAAYECVDDAASQHYNQVLDTSTLASKGWTSSEQMRRLDHQYDLGVVVAHNATPPVPNGGSCIFLHIWRTPDSYTSGCTAMSRENMERVAAWLDAKKTPLLVQLPKDEHERFSKAYGLP, from the coding sequence ATGACTGCCTGGTCCACCCGTTTCGTCTTTGTTCTGGCAACCCTCCTGGCGTTTGCCTGCGACACCGCCTGCGCCCAGACGAACCCGGCGTCGCAGTCGAACCAGGTGCTTCTCGTCCTGACTGACGGCTGGGAGACGCGCAATGCTCAGATGCGCCTCTTTGAGAGAACACCTGGAAAAACCTGGAAGGCGGTCGGCCCACCCATACCTGTCATGCTCGGCAAGAATGGAATGGGCTGGGGGGCCGGTCTGCATAGCGATACTGGCCCCGGCCCTGTGAAGAGAGAAGGAGACGGCAAGGCTCCGGCTGGGATTTTCCTGCTGGGCCCGGCCTTCGGCACAGCCCCGGCCAGCAAGCGCGCGCTGAAGATCCCCTACACGCAGATGACCGCAGCATACGAGTGCGTGGACGACGCGGCCTCGCAACACTACAATCAAGTGCTGGACACCTCGACGTTGGCTTCCAAGGGATGGACCAGCTCCGAGCAGATGCGACGGCTGGACCACCAGTACGACCTTGGCGTCGTGGTGGCCCACAACGCCACGCCTCCTGTCCCGAACGGCGGGTCCTGCATCTTCCTGCACATCTGGCGGACACCGGATTCCTACACGTCCGGATGCACGGCCATGTCCCGAGAGAACATGGAGCGCGTGGCCGCCTGGCTGGACGCAAAGAAGACACCCTTGCTGGTCCAGCTGCCCAAAGACGAACACGAGAGATTCTCCAAGGCCTACGGCTTACCCTAA